A segment of the Hallerella succinigenes genome:
TTATCTGCGGCCGGTTATTCGAATTTGCGCCAGGCGATTGCCAACAATCGCGTGAAAGACGCTGCTTTTAATGTGGCCGCTTTTGCAGAAACGGTAGCGAACAAGGCAAAACAGATCAGTGATACGGTCTGTGTCAAGGCGGATAACAATGTGCTTGTGGCTTATAAATCTGCCTGTACGGAAACGGGTACGGCGACGGTGCTCGATCGGCTGGAAATGCCGACCGGTGTGAATCTGGTAGCGATGACGGAATCTTCGTTTGATGGAAGCAACTGGCTGACAAATGGCACGGGTGCGCAATTTGTGCCTCGTTTTGGAATTTCTGCCGCTCCGTATGAAGGTTATTTCTTGGTGCGGTATTTGGAAACGGATTTGTTCGGTGCAGCCGTTAAGGTGGAAACCCGGAACAGCTTCGTTTCAAAAATCAGTTACGATGGAAGAGAATCTTGGGCGGATCTGTAAGGAGCTGGTGGAATGGTGTGGTCTCGTGAAAAAATAGCCAAGGTGGCCAAGAAGGGCTTCGGGATTATTGAAGTCCTGATTGCGATTGCTGTGCTTGGCTTTTTGTATGTGGCGCTGAACCATTTGCAGACGGGAAACCGGGATACGCTTCTCCGTATTCGCGGCCGTGATGGCGCGATAGAGGTCGCGCAACAGGTGGTGGATTCTTTGAGCAGTCTCGGCATTTCAAGTTTGACTTCGGGTTCGACGATTACGATTGATACGATCACCCGCACTTGGAAGGGGAAACCCGGCAGTAACCAGTATGAGATGCAGGTGAAATATTCGACAAAGGTTGAGGTCGGTCCGGACTCTTTTTTTACCCGCAGGGATACGACCGCTTACGATACGACTTCGCATGTATATGCCAAGCGTTTAGAAGTGACCGTCTCTTGGAAGTATAAGAATACCGTCCCATTCATCAGCATTTCGAGGATTATTCAATGAAGAAGAGTGGCTTTACATTGATGGAACTCGTGGTGTATATGGCGATGATTGGCATCGTCGTATTGGTGGCTGGTCAGGCTTTTTCGGACAGCACCAAGTTCCGCGTGAGAACGCAGAATATGCTGCGCGCTTCGGAAGAAGCGGAAAACGTGGCAAATCTCTTTAAGGATGACGTGGCGCAGATGGGGGCGAAGGCTTCTCTGGAATACAAGGCTTCTTCGGAAACGGACTCTTTCTACATGGCAAATCTGTCGAGCATTTATATGAATCCGACAGCTGTGAGTCCGGATTCTTCGTCTTTCAGGATTGGTTCGGCTTCGACGAATGAGAATACGGATACATTGACGCTTCGCCGTATGCGTTTTGATAACAATGGCCATTATGTTTCGATTGAGGAAATCGAGTGGTTTGTGGTAGACAGTACGCTTTACAGAACCTGTAAGGTGATTGAACAACGGGCGGGTGTAAGTTTTGAAGATAAAGACCCATGTTCGAATACATCGAACCCGACTCCGGTGCAGATTGCGTCAAACGTGGCTCAGTTCTATGTGGAACCGGCAAAGCCTGGAGTTTCTGGCTTGGAAACGACTCAGCTTTTGCCCTCTACGGATACTTCGGTGCACAATTTCCGTTTGATTTCCCGCGGTGGCACGGAATACTGGAAAACGGTGACGGTTTCGGATCCGTCAGCCTCGGTTTCTATTTCGGGCTTTACCGCGAACTATGACTTTGATGAAAATCTGGTCGTGGAAGATGGAAAGTTGGCAAGCCAGGTCTTTGTTGGAGCTCCGAATTCGACGACGGGTGACTGGCAGAGCCTTTGCCAGCAGGTGACGCTGGAGCCCAATGTGGACTATGAAATTTCGTTCGATATGCCGTATTCCGAAGATGCAACCCGAATGTTTGTGCCAGGACGTGATCACATGGCGGTGGGTTTCCGCAATGTTTCGACGGGGGATCGCCCGGTTGTGCTGAAGGATTTCCTCTTTTACCCGCCGGTTTCCTCTTTGTCTGCAGGGGCTCGCCACATGCGTTTTACGGTTCCTACCACGATTGAAAATGTGTGCATGGCGTTTACCTTTGCGAGCTATTCTCCGACGGCAGCAACCGGCTACGTTTATATCCGTAATTTGAGATTGGACAAGGTGGCGGCTTCCAACTATACGTTTGAAAATTATTTCCCCAGCACGAATAGAGACAAGCAGAATGTGAAGGCGTTCCGTTTGCATTTGACGATTAACCGCAGAGGTGAAACGGGACATACGATGCTTGTTATCCCGACACCGAGCAATGGACCACGGAGCTAATGCGGAGGTTGATTATGCAGAATAGCAAGAAAGGCGTTTCGTTAGTTGTCGTTTTGCTTTTTATGCTCGTTGCGACCATCGCTGCGACGGCGACTTATCGTTGGTTAACGGCTCAAAGTAAAGCCTCTGCTTCGCGAATGGTTCAGAGTGAAGCCTACCAGTCTGCTGTGGCTGGGATTGAAGCGGCTCGTTCTTGGATGACCTACCACGGCAATGACCTGGGCGGCATTATTAAGCAGTATTTTGATGATGCTAAAAAGCCGATCCTTTTGGATTCTGTGCTTCAAAATATTAATCGTCGCGGGCAAAGATATGACGTTTGGCTTGTGGGCGTCGATGTGACGTCGACCGAGTACAAATTGAAAATCGTTTCGCAAGGAGTGGCGCGCAACGGTTCAAAGCATAGCGAAGTGGCTGTGCTGAATGTGAGCGGCTTGTACCGAGTGCGAGTGCCGAGCGATAATTCGGGCCTTTTGAATTTTGAAGAATCGTTCTTTGGCAGTGTGAGCGGAACTCAGGCGTATGATGTGAACTCGGGCATTATTAATGGTGACGTGACGATTGGCGGTGGTTACGCAACTTCTGCGGATCACTTGATTGTGACGGGAAACTTGACCGTGAATTCGAATACGAATTTGGGTGATGTTTACGTTCAGGGTGATCTTTCTAGCTGTACCAATTTCCAGGTTTCTGGAAATGCGTTTGTGAAGAATGTGTTGTATGTTGGCGGTGGTCAGAATGGCGTTCGGATTGGCGGGGATTTGTATAATATTGCTTCGATTAATTTGAACCCTTCTGGAACTTGCGGTCCTGGTGCATTGACTGTGGGTGGCAACGTGACCACGGAAGGCAACTTGGTGATGCCGCATTACTCTAGTGCTGATACAAATACCATTGCTGGAAATTTGGTGGTTTTGGGACAGATGGATTTCCCGGAACATTCCGAATGTAATCCGTCGCTGGGTTGTAATGTCGCTTATTTGCAGTGGGTCTTTAACGCCTACGGAAATATTTATGTAAAAAATGGCATGGATGACGGTTCTCACTTCTTGTATCAGACCGCATCGAATTTAGTGTTAGGCAACGCATCTTCTGATGAAGTTTATTTGGGATCCTCGCCCATGTACCAGGTCTCGGATGCAAACTTGAATCTGTTATATACGCATTGGCTGGATCACCATCTGACGGGGTCAAATGGAACTTTGACATACACGACGACGGATGAGTGGAATAATGTCCATTCGTCGGACATTACTTATAAGTATTCTAGAAATACATATTGCAATAGCTCTAATTGTGCACCTTCGTATAATGGGTCCTCTGCCGAGTGGTCGTTCTATCAAGATCGTACGGATTTTTATGGTTCGGAATTAGATTATTATCGAGACGATATTTTCTTCCAGGTCAACGGAAATTTGACGACGACGGTTCCGGATACGAATGGCTGGGGAGCGGACCGCATGACGAAATATGCAGAAGCGATCACAGAAGAATCGGATGGCAATTGCTCGGGTGCGCATATCAAGGATCCGATTCAGTTCAATGCGAATTTACTTCAAGAGTCTACTCTGATTAATTCTAGCAATCCTGGCGTTTGCACGAATGCAAATGTGCTCTTGACGGCTAGTGGCAATGCTTCGGAATTTTGGGGATCTGAAAATAACGGCTCTCGTTGGGGTGAATTGAATAAATGTTACGATCTTGCGAACGCGGCGAATACGCTGTATGAAAATTCTTGGCTGTTGATTGAATTTGGTACGACGACATTTGCAAACATCAATGGTGAAACCATTTCCCATAATATGATTGTCATTTTTGATGAATACACGAATGTGATTTTGCCTCCGACGACCTCCTCGGCTTATGTCATCATGTATTTTAGGAATGGTGGCTCCATTCAGATCAATGATCTGGGTAGCTATCATAACTACTTTATTTACAGCGATGGCGATCTTGCATACAATGACGGTTCTTCGGATGGTATTTCGGGCTCGATTTTCCTTTCGGATTGCCATTCCATTAAGTCTAATAATAAGGTGACTGCAGAATACAATTCGAGCCTGACCAAAGCTCTTGTGGAAGCGGGGGTGATTTGCGATAATGACGGAACGGGCGTTTGCAGTACGGACTCGGAAGAATCCGAGGAAGAAGAGGATGAATCCGTATCCAACGGCTCCTATGACAGCTACTATGTTTCGATTGCTCCGCAGCTCGGGATCAGTTTGCTTTCTCAGTATCGCAATAATGAAACTGATGTGGAAGAACTGGAAGAGGGCGACTATACCGAGATAGATCCTTCCATTCTTATTTTGCCTCGTATCGTTTATTTGACGCAAGACCCGGTTGGTAAATTGCCGGACTATTATAACGTCATCAATTTGAACGGTGCGTCGGAAACGAAGACGGCGAGCCGCGTGACCTGTTCCCCGACTCTTCCGACGACAGGGGCTCTTTACGATGGAACTAATGCGTTGGATGAAGGCATTTACAACTGTACTTACGCAAGTAATGTGAATGGAAATGCGACCTTCTATGTTGTTGTTTCGGGAACGAGTTCTTCGAATCCGAAGGTGCATTTGGAAAGTGGCTATGCGGAAGTTACCGCTGGTGGTTCTGCCGATGTGAACTTGGTTATTCCGGCTTCCACACGATCGGAGGAAATCAGTGTCGATGTCCAGGTTCCGGATATGCCTACAGGTTGGTCTGTCACTCCGTCGTCTTATGTGACATTGAAGAGCGGAAGTGTTTACACGGCTACGGTAACTCCGTCTTCGACGGAATCGGTTGTGACTCTCTTCACGGTGACGCTAGAGTCCAGTACGACTCAGGGAACGGCAACATTCCAGTTGCTGACGCCTTGCGACGGTTGCACCATTACGTCTCCGGATATGGAAACCGTTTACATTTCCGGCGTGGCGACGGTAATCCGGTCTGGCCTTGAAGAATATTGTTCTAATCACGAAGAAAATTGCCCGGCAAATAGCGAATATGATCGGGTAAAGAGTCGCCCGAATTGCGATGCTTTGGTCAATAGCAGCGATGTCTGGGTGAAGGCGTCGGGAATGAACTGCCGCACGACGGCTGTGAATCATCAGTGGGTTTGCGGATTGAGCAACGCTATTTCGCTCAAATCGGCTTCGGGATATCCGGATGAATATTGCGACCTTTATTTGCCGGCAGAAGATAACTCGATTGCGGCTCCGCAAAATGATGAAACCTATACCCTGTATGCAGAATTAAAGCGCAAGCCTTATACGTTGCATGTGAATTTGGGCGGAACGAATCCGACTTCGGTCAATGTCTATACGTCAACGATCAGCGGGGAATTCAAATCGACAGCGGATTATGAATGCTCGGATGAAACAAACGGTTGCGATATTACGGTCTATGCCGGTTATTACGTAAAGCTCGAAGTGGACGATGACCATGACGAGGAATTCTCCTATTGGAGATGTGCAGGCGATGATTGCACGAATCCGACGGAATCGGGCAACCCGCTTTACATGCTGATTACTTCAAATAATTCGGTCACCGCTTACTTTGGTGAAAATGATAAGCATTGCTTCTATGATTCTTTCGATACAACGGGAACGTCTTGTTCGAGCGGTCAGTATTACTGCGTGGATAATTGCCTAAAGAACGGGTCCAACTGTTCTGTTACGGATGGTGGCCATGCGGCTACGGCCAAGTGGCTCTTGATGAACCAGGAAGCTTCGGGACACATTGAAGTTGCGGACAGCCGGATTTCTTTGATCGGTGGTTCGGATGTGGATTCCGCAGCGTTCATTATGAGCACGAATCAGGCCGGTGCAACGGGCTCGTTAAAAACGATGTTCCAGACCCAGGTAATCGGTGAAAATGAAGATTCCAAATCGGGATTGAATTCCGGCTTTGTAATCCGCTCCAACGACAATGCCACGAACTACTTTATGCTGAATGTCTTTGGATCTGGAAGCGATGGAATTTTGCATGCCCGCCTTTGCAAATCGACTTCTCGCCAATTGACTTCCTTAGGAAATTGCGTAGATCGCGTGATGAAGGATGCAGACAGCAATACGGTTTCGATTTCGACTCAGACGATGA
Coding sequences within it:
- a CDS encoding type IV pilus modification PilV family protein — protein: MVWSREKIAKVAKKGFGIIEVLIAIAVLGFLYVALNHLQTGNRDTLLRIRGRDGAIEVAQQVVDSLSSLGISSLTSGSTITIDTITRTWKGKPGSNQYEMQVKYSTKVEVGPDSFFTRRDTTAYDTTSHVYAKRLEVTVSWKYKNTVPFISISRIIQ
- a CDS encoding PulJ/GspJ family protein, translated to MKKSGFTLMELVVYMAMIGIVVLVAGQAFSDSTKFRVRTQNMLRASEEAENVANLFKDDVAQMGAKASLEYKASSETDSFYMANLSSIYMNPTAVSPDSSSFRIGSASTNENTDTLTLRRMRFDNNGHYVSIEEIEWFVVDSTLYRTCKVIEQRAGVSFEDKDPCSNTSNPTPVQIASNVAQFYVEPAKPGVSGLETTQLLPSTDTSVHNFRLISRGGTEYWKTVTVSDPSASVSISGFTANYDFDENLVVEDGKLASQVFVGAPNSTTGDWQSLCQQVTLEPNVDYEISFDMPYSEDATRMFVPGRDHMAVGFRNVSTGDRPVVLKDFLFYPPVSSLSAGARHMRFTVPTTIENVCMAFTFASYSPTAATGYVYIRNLRLDKVAASNYTFENYFPSTNRDKQNVKAFRLHLTINRRGETGHTMLVIPTPSNGPRS
- a CDS encoding pilus assembly FimT family protein; the encoded protein is MEKSILTKKGFTLIEVLVVVAIIGILSAAGYSNLRQAIANNRVKDAAFNVAAFAETVANKAKQISDTVCVKADNNVLVAYKSACTETGTATVLDRLEMPTGVNLVAMTESSFDGSNWLTNGTGAQFVPRFGISAAPYEGYFLVRYLETDLFGAAVKVETRNSFVSKISYDGRESWADL